One genomic region from Moritella sp. F3 encodes:
- a CDS encoding carbohydrate porin, with protein MQIQFRTFVPYACLFLPITAFTVMADTNFGGPGAVDNTLSDNHRVKQSWRENLASKQNLTFGLDYQVLGLSASDPTAGGDEQASAGVARLYGAWNLTGLESGNIGGIVWKVEHRHAFSDLSPKEFAFIGNGLGYAGMIGPAYSDQGTRLTNLYWKQKLNGGDSSFIAGYLDTTDYVDTYALASPWTGFSNLAFSTGGGAIGLPDDGILGLAVAHMLTNNLYVVAGVADGKGKSDDPLAGFDTLFNDHKLFSTLELGWTTSQEQIYTDNIHLTAWHLAGGTQHNLTSTEGGQGINFSASYFATSQLMPFIRGGFSEGDIALYDQSISAGLGYFGLAGAGNNLGFAVNWSNVNDNLENAYLVADSTQFTTEIYYNIQVNELIQITPDIQYIKDPAFSTESSSWVFGIRARGGI; from the coding sequence ATGCAGATTCAATTTAGAACATTTGTCCCTTATGCATGCCTGTTCTTGCCAATAACTGCATTTACGGTGATGGCCGATACAAATTTTGGCGGGCCTGGTGCGGTTGATAATACCCTCAGTGATAATCATCGGGTAAAGCAATCTTGGCGAGAAAATCTAGCCTCGAAGCAGAATCTAACTTTTGGTCTTGATTACCAAGTGCTTGGTCTTTCGGCTAGCGACCCGACCGCTGGCGGTGATGAGCAAGCGTCTGCAGGTGTAGCTCGACTCTACGGTGCTTGGAATCTTACTGGACTCGAGTCCGGTAATATCGGAGGCATTGTTTGGAAGGTTGAACACCGTCATGCTTTTAGCGATCTATCCCCCAAGGAATTTGCTTTTATTGGTAATGGCTTGGGTTATGCGGGCATGATTGGCCCAGCGTACAGTGACCAAGGTACACGATTAACTAACTTATATTGGAAGCAAAAACTCAACGGGGGAGACTCGTCTTTTATCGCTGGTTATCTTGATACAACGGATTATGTGGATACTTACGCACTTGCAAGCCCTTGGACTGGTTTTAGTAACCTAGCATTTAGTACCGGTGGTGGTGCGATAGGCTTGCCTGATGACGGTATTCTAGGACTCGCAGTTGCTCACATGCTAACAAATAACTTGTATGTGGTTGCTGGAGTGGCTGATGGCAAGGGTAAGTCGGATGATCCACTTGCTGGTTTTGATACATTATTTAATGATCACAAGCTGTTCTCTACGCTTGAACTTGGTTGGACTACATCGCAAGAGCAAATTTATACTGATAATATACATCTTACTGCTTGGCATCTCGCTGGTGGTACTCAGCATAACCTGACTAGTACAGAAGGGGGGCAAGGTATTAATTTTTCCGCCAGTTATTTTGCTACATCTCAACTAATGCCATTTATTCGAGGTGGTTTTTCTGAAGGGGATATTGCGCTTTATGATCAATCTATTTCGGCAGGGCTCGGTTACTTTGGTCTTGCGGGCGCGGGTAACAATCTTGGTTTTGCAGTTAATTGGAGTAATGTTAATGACAATCTCGAGAACGCGTATTTAGTCGCGGACTCAACCCAATTTACCACTGAGATATACTACAATATACAAGTCAATGAATTGATTCAGATTACTCCTGACATCCAGTATATTAAAGATCCAGCATTCTCTACAGAAAGTAGTAGCTGGGTATTTGGCATTCGCGCAAGGGGGGGTATTTAG
- a CDS encoding pyridoxal-dependent decarboxylase, producing MKNKFEQYRSPLEQSLQHAVTYLESLDDRNIDQGATSQELRAAIGGPLPIHSADPTQVINNLVKNVDKGLVASGGSRFFGYAIGGSFPASLAADWLVSAWDQNVPYYIASPAMAVVEETAAEWMVELLGLTKGSAVGFTSGAQEAIYTGLITARNTLLHRAGWDVARQGLYGAPRINVVASDEIHSTIKRALSMIGIGLEDIIKIPTDNNLRIIPEEMSKIVSNCKGPTLVCAQAGCIDSGAFDPFDELADSVEQHHNAWLHVDGAIGLWAAASDKQKHRLQGIERADSIDTDGHKWFNMPYDCGMIIVKDPATIISAMGGSNMGDYLSDAMKKPDRNAINFSISASRRARGVPVYAAFKSLGKEGIVAHLDNCCALALRMADKLAAVDGIKILNDVVSNRFSAQFGHGDQAYRDELTERVVHRLQKEGYLYPSTSGYKGLKTMLFSILNYHTDINDIDISAEKIIKAYSAELKLM from the coding sequence ATGAAAAATAAATTTGAACAATACCGTTCACCATTAGAGCAATCTTTACAACATGCGGTGACCTATCTTGAATCTCTTGATGATAGAAATATAGATCAAGGCGCAACATCTCAGGAATTAAGAGCCGCTATTGGTGGTCCGTTACCAATACATTCAGCTGATCCAACACAAGTAATTAATAACTTGGTTAAAAATGTCGATAAAGGGCTTGTCGCATCAGGTGGTTCACGTTTCTTTGGTTATGCTATCGGAGGCTCTTTTCCTGCGTCATTAGCCGCTGATTGGCTGGTCAGTGCTTGGGATCAAAATGTACCTTACTATATTGCAAGTCCAGCAATGGCAGTTGTTGAAGAAACCGCAGCAGAGTGGATGGTTGAGCTACTAGGTTTGACTAAAGGTTCTGCTGTTGGATTTACATCGGGTGCACAAGAAGCTATCTATACAGGTCTTATCACAGCCCGTAATACATTGCTCCATCGTGCGGGATGGGACGTTGCAAGACAAGGCCTATATGGGGCGCCACGCATCAATGTCGTTGCAAGTGACGAAATACACTCAACCATTAAACGTGCTCTGTCTATGATTGGTATAGGCCTTGAAGATATAATCAAGATTCCAACAGATAATAACTTAAGAATTATTCCTGAAGAAATGAGTAAAATTGTCAGCAATTGCAAAGGTCCTACCTTAGTTTGTGCTCAAGCTGGTTGTATTGACTCTGGTGCATTCGATCCATTTGATGAACTTGCCGATAGTGTCGAACAACATCATAATGCATGGCTTCATGTTGATGGCGCTATTGGCCTTTGGGCTGCAGCCAGTGATAAACAAAAACACAGATTGCAAGGTATTGAGCGAGCGGACTCTATTGATACTGATGGGCATAAGTGGTTCAACATGCCTTACGATTGTGGCATGATCATCGTTAAAGACCCCGCTACGATTATTTCAGCGATGGGCGGAAGTAATATGGGCGACTATCTTAGCGATGCAATGAAAAAGCCAGACAGAAATGCAATTAATTTCTCTATATCAGCATCAAGACGCGCACGTGGTGTACCTGTTTATGCAGCCTTTAAGTCATTGGGTAAAGAAGGTATTGTTGCCCATTTGGATAACTGTTGTGCTCTGGCTTTACGCATGGCGGATAAATTAGCCGCGGTCGATGGCATCAAGATACTAAATGACGTCGTATCTAATCGTTTTTCCGCACAGTTTGGCCATGGTGATCAAGCTTACCGAGATGAATTGACAGAGCGAGTTGTACATCGACTTCAGAAAGAGGGATATTTGTACCCATCCACATCTGGATACAAAGGATTAAAGACCATGCTATTCTCAATATTGAATTATCATACTGATATTAATGATATTGATATCTCAGCAGAAAAAATCATTAAGGCTTATTCGGCAGAATTAAAACTGATGTAA
- a CDS encoding AraC family transcriptional regulator: MTEKPNTITVVKREDVQFFVGIFKIMNDNMFTLLREANIPGDIYDHKSEYQYLPETTVNNLVKILGSRTTKEDFGLLMWSACKEVYVPKFVAKLTKTETLKSALDQFGEQLQDVSSGANIYTQYRRGRWWLVRDKSPTDEPWFKYAELFSVIFINELLKSLTAGKWWPVNVGIQYHDAKDYQALPELSQAQFYVGRPVTAFSISDDLINSPVMLSSVPKVSELGRSSVLDKTFLSTFKLAIKPYLSMGKLPIKLAAEVLNIHVRTIQRRLDKEGTTYSKLVENICLEQTLDLLSERNLSITLIASKMGYSDSAHFTRAFKRQMQMTPRQYRRMVTTS, from the coding sequence ATGACAGAAAAACCCAATACCATCACTGTCGTAAAAAGGGAGGATGTGCAATTTTTCGTCGGCATATTTAAAATAATGAATGATAATATGTTTACACTATTACGAGAAGCAAATATCCCTGGGGATATTTATGATCACAAAAGCGAATACCAGTACCTGCCTGAGACGACGGTTAATAATCTCGTTAAAATCCTCGGTTCTCGAACGACGAAAGAAGACTTTGGATTACTGATGTGGAGTGCATGTAAAGAAGTATATGTCCCTAAGTTTGTCGCTAAGCTAACGAAAACTGAAACTCTAAAATCAGCACTAGATCAATTTGGTGAGCAGTTACAGGACGTTTCTAGTGGTGCGAATATATATACACAGTACAGACGTGGACGATGGTGGTTAGTGAGAGATAAGTCACCTACAGATGAGCCATGGTTTAAATATGCAGAGCTGTTTTCAGTGATTTTTATTAATGAGTTGTTGAAGTCATTAACCGCTGGCAAGTGGTGGCCGGTTAATGTTGGCATTCAATACCATGATGCTAAGGATTACCAAGCGTTACCTGAATTGTCTCAAGCACAATTTTATGTTGGCAGGCCTGTTACCGCATTTTCAATTTCGGATGACTTAATCAATTCACCTGTAATGCTATCAAGCGTCCCGAAAGTTAGCGAGTTAGGTCGAAGCTCGGTATTAGATAAAACATTTTTGTCGACGTTCAAACTCGCTATTAAACCTTATTTATCTATGGGGAAATTACCCATAAAACTGGCCGCTGAAGTATTAAATATTCATGTCAGAACAATTCAGCGTCGTCTTGACAAAGAGGGGACAACATACAGTAAACTTGTTGAAAATATTTGTTTAGAACAAACGTTAGATCTACTTTCCGAGCGCAATTTATCGATCACATTAATAGCAAGTAAAATGGGTTATTCAGATTCTGCGCATTTTACGCGTGCTTTTAAAAGACAAATGCAGATGACTCCTCGACAATATCGAAGAATGGTAACAACGTCTTGA
- a CDS encoding DUF2333 family protein, producing MSKSKIIAGIAAVSIIFYATSVYWSVEPDNFSPTRVTEELTKNSADIAVGSYTTATLMKSLLMLNEKNGGYLSNSILPPAIMMDNMPSWEYGLLEQSRDLMLVLRRDLSRSQTQSTENKDLQKAHGSLNVEHTRLFPTNANSEYKKTIAELQTYLDKLNDSQSKNAQFYARADNLAEWFKQVEKRLGSLSQRLSASVGQYRINTDLSGDLGAEQSTFTESGSTVKTPWLDIDNVFWEARGSSWALYHYLKAARIDFKSVLEKKNALASVDQIILELEASLQPVGSPMILNGAGFGIFANHSLVMANYLSRANAAVIDLRRLLEQG from the coding sequence ATGAGTAAATCTAAAATCATTGCGGGTATTGCTGCTGTCAGTATTATCTTTTATGCTACTTCAGTTTATTGGAGTGTTGAACCAGACAATTTTAGTCCAACACGAGTTACAGAAGAACTGACTAAAAACAGTGCTGATATTGCGGTTGGTTCTTATACAACAGCAACACTCATGAAGTCGTTATTAATGCTAAATGAAAAAAATGGCGGTTACCTAAGTAACTCAATATTGCCACCAGCAATCATGATGGATAACATGCCATCATGGGAATATGGGTTATTAGAACAGTCTCGTGACCTTATGCTCGTGTTACGTCGTGATTTAAGCCGTTCACAAACACAATCAACTGAAAATAAAGATCTACAAAAAGCACACGGTTCGTTAAATGTTGAACACACACGTTTATTCCCAACCAATGCAAACTCTGAATACAAAAAAACGATTGCTGAACTGCAAACATACCTAGATAAATTAAACGATTCGCAATCTAAAAACGCACAATTCTACGCCCGTGCCGATAACCTTGCTGAATGGTTTAAACAAGTTGAAAAACGCCTTGGTTCATTGTCTCAACGTTTAAGTGCATCAGTTGGCCAATACCGTATCAACACAGATTTATCAGGTGATCTTGGGGCTGAACAATCTACATTCACAGAGTCTGGCTCAACAGTGAAAACGCCATGGTTAGATATTGATAATGTATTCTGGGAAGCACGTGGTTCTTCTTGGGCACTATATCACTACTTAAAAGCAGCGCGTATTGACTTCAAAAGCGTATTAGAAAAGAAAAATGCGCTAGCAAGTGTTGACCAAATCATTCTTGAATTAGAGGCATCGCTACAGCCTGTAGGCAGCCCGATGATCCTTAATGGCGCTGGTTTTGGTATCTTTGCTAACCACTCATTAGTCATGGCAAACTACTTATCTCGTGCAAACGCCGCGGTTATTGACCTACGTAGATTACTAGAACAAGGTTAA
- a CDS encoding DeoR/GlpR family transcriptional regulator → MRQNTRHQKIISLVKEEGFVSTEVLVEHFSVSPQTIRRDLNELAEKNLVRRHHGGASLLESSVVNDSYVNRKQKTAKEKMKIAQAMAELIPDGSSLFIDIGTTSEALARALLNHNNLRIVTNNLNVATILMQKPDFRVIVAGGEVRNKDAGVVGEATVDFIKQFRMDFGIVTISGLDMDGSLLDFDYQEVRVTQAIIECSQEVFLPVDHTKFGRNAMVNIGNINQVNKLFTDIEPPEELAKLLQLHQVESIVCETSLELSDI, encoded by the coding sequence GTGAGACAAAATACACGTCACCAAAAAATAATTTCGTTGGTTAAGGAAGAAGGGTTCGTCAGTACTGAAGTGCTTGTTGAGCATTTTTCAGTAAGCCCGCAAACCATCCGCCGCGATTTAAATGAATTAGCAGAGAAGAATTTGGTTCGTCGTCACCACGGTGGCGCATCATTATTAGAAAGCAGTGTTGTTAACGATTCATATGTTAATCGTAAGCAAAAAACGGCTAAAGAAAAAATGAAAATCGCCCAGGCGATGGCTGAATTAATTCCAGATGGTTCATCATTATTTATTGATATTGGTACCACGTCTGAGGCGCTAGCGCGTGCACTATTAAATCATAACAATTTACGCATTGTGACCAATAATCTTAATGTGGCCACTATTTTGATGCAAAAACCTGATTTCAGAGTCATTGTTGCTGGTGGTGAAGTGCGCAATAAAGATGCTGGTGTAGTTGGTGAAGCGACCGTTGATTTTATTAAGCAGTTTAGAATGGATTTTGGCATTGTTACCATCAGTGGTTTAGATATGGATGGTTCATTACTGGATTTCGATTATCAAGAAGTGCGAGTCACACAAGCGATCATTGAGTGCTCACAAGAAGTATTCTTACCGGTTGATCACACTAAGTTCGGCCGAAATGCCATGGTCAATATTGGTAATATCAATCAGGTGAATAAGTTATTTACTGACATTGAGCCACCAGAAGAGCTGGCTAAATTATTACAATTACATCAAGTCGAGTCTATCGTCTGTGAAACGAGCTTAGAGCTTAGCGATATATAA
- a CDS encoding ParA family protein yields MIRVVFNQKGGVGKSTICSNLAAIAASEGKRTLIIDLDSQCNTSAYLLGNDYQVDFSVAEFFEQTLNIIMKGRPYQDFITPTAFPHLSIMPASELLGELIVKLEQRHKIYKLRDALVKLKRDYDEIYIDTPPAFNFYSLSALIAADTCLIPFDCDDFSRRGLYSLLANIEETRQDHNDKLRVEGIVVNQFQGQASLPKKLVAELRAEDLPILNTLIHSSVKVKESHNISQPLINCAPKHKVTLQFCDLYAEISA; encoded by the coding sequence GTGATCCGTGTTGTGTTTAATCAAAAAGGTGGCGTAGGTAAATCGACCATCTGCAGTAATTTGGCGGCGATAGCAGCCTCAGAAGGCAAGCGCACTTTGATTATTGATTTAGATAGTCAATGTAATACCAGTGCTTATTTATTAGGGAATGATTATCAGGTTGATTTTAGTGTTGCGGAGTTTTTTGAGCAGACGTTAAATATCATCATGAAAGGGAGGCCTTATCAGGATTTCATTACCCCTACTGCATTCCCTCATTTATCGATCATGCCTGCATCGGAATTATTAGGTGAGTTGATTGTTAAATTAGAACAACGCCATAAGATCTATAAATTACGTGACGCGCTGGTTAAATTAAAGCGTGATTATGATGAAATTTATATTGATACGCCGCCAGCCTTTAATTTTTATAGTCTGTCAGCACTGATTGCTGCAGATACCTGCTTGATACCTTTTGATTGCGATGACTTCTCACGTCGTGGTTTATATAGCTTGTTAGCGAATATTGAAGAAACACGACAAGATCACAATGATAAATTACGGGTTGAAGGGATTGTAGTTAATCAATTTCAAGGCCAAGCCAGCTTACCGAAAAAGTTGGTTGCTGAGCTCAGAGCTGAAGATTTACCGATTTTAAATACCTTGATCCACAGTTCTGTGAAAGTAAAAGAGTCACATAATATCTCCCAACCCTTGATCAATTGTGCACCTAAGCATAAAGTGACGCTGCAATTTTGTGATCTCTATGCTGAGATCTCTGCATAA
- the hemF gene encoding oxygen-dependent coproporphyrinogen oxidase translates to MTVRINDLESFFRNIQKTIITAFQAEETNGEFIADNWTSHLGQGTSCVLRDGEVYESAGVNFSMVSGDKLPAAASAKRPQFTGMSYQAMGVSVVVHPRNPHAPTSHANVRMFMVTDDDGQQHWWLGGGFDLTPIHLYADDARHFHTAARDAVSPFGDDLYSKFKQDADEYFYMPHREEYRGIGGIIYDDLNEWDIEKSLSFIESVAKGYTQAYAPIVAKRKNQPYTEQEREFQLFRRTRYVEFNLIVDRGTIFGLQSKGRTKSILMSMPPLASWHYDDLEPQNDAQQALVDVVAQPQTWI, encoded by the coding sequence ATGACTGTCAGAATCAATGATTTAGAATCATTTTTTCGTAATATACAAAAAACGATTATCACGGCTTTTCAAGCGGAAGAAACCAATGGTGAGTTTATCGCCGATAATTGGACTAGCCACTTAGGTCAGGGTACAAGCTGTGTATTACGTGATGGTGAAGTATATGAAAGTGCGGGTGTGAACTTTTCGATGGTGAGCGGTGATAAATTACCGGCTGCTGCATCGGCTAAACGTCCACAATTTACTGGTATGTCATATCAAGCGATGGGCGTATCTGTGGTCGTTCATCCACGTAATCCACATGCACCAACAAGCCATGCGAATGTACGTATGTTCATGGTAACAGATGATGATGGTCAGCAGCATTGGTGGTTAGGCGGTGGGTTTGATTTAACGCCGATCCATTTATATGCTGATGATGCTCGTCACTTTCATACTGCTGCTCGTGATGCTGTCTCGCCATTTGGTGATGATTTGTATAGCAAATTCAAACAAGATGCAGATGAATACTTCTATATGCCACATCGTGAAGAATACCGTGGTATCGGCGGTATTATTTATGATGATCTGAATGAATGGGATATCGAAAAAAGTTTAAGCTTTATCGAGTCTGTAGCGAAAGGTTATACCCAAGCGTATGCGCCAATTGTCGCGAAGCGTAAAAATCAGCCATATACAGAGCAAGAGCGTGAATTCCAATTGTTCCGTCGTACCCGTTATGTCGAGTTTAACTTGATTGTTGACCGAGGCACTATTTTTGGTTTGCAAAGTAAAGGCCGTACAAAATCAATCTTGATGTCGATGCCACCACTTGCTAGTTGGCACTATGATGATTTAGAACCACAGAACGACGCGCAGCAAGCGTTAGTCGATGTGGTCGCCCAACCACAAACGTGGATATAG
- a CDS encoding mechanosensitive ion channel family protein, whose translation MRIIVLLLMLLVPSLSFAQASSSQLATEQVASPQIAKLNKLDNDISVLYNESKNMTGTARDVVRLQLLNKNDALREVIQELIDKRTDETHDILLKQVNQQVQFIADASKYLLNKIATTEKTLEKETNEGKLSAQKSLDESRRFSTRLLADQWTNYQWLKLLDQSSPAKEKALVSDIERRLGFMSASLIFDNQQEVLLSKQLKSATEGEKTAVQLEHILAQRKVNNDITTLQFLVTLADKMSLDTTQYKQQLFQATGTLTDELLNVDLILSIISTWGEGAGAWLANNAPELIFKVLLFIAIILAFRWLKTLTRKMVKRAVSSPNLKLSRLIQDFFTSMSGNIVFAIGLLIALSQVGVDLTPILTGFGVAGLVIGFALQDTLSNFASGMMLLIYRPFDEGDFVEAGGVSGKVAHMSLVNTTIKTFDNQVIIVPNSKIWGDIIKNITHERVRRVDMVFGIGYSDDIALAETVLADIVLSHELVLKNPETIIKLHTLNTSSVDFIVRPWVKTEDYWDVYWDITREVKVRFDKEGLSIPFPQQDVHLHMVDKAAE comes from the coding sequence ATGAGAATTATAGTTTTATTGTTGATGTTATTGGTGCCTAGCCTGTCTTTTGCACAAGCGTCCTCGTCACAACTCGCTACCGAACAAGTAGCGTCGCCGCAAATAGCAAAGCTAAACAAGCTCGATAATGACATTTCGGTGTTATATAACGAATCAAAAAACATGACTGGTACAGCCAGGGATGTCGTGCGGTTACAATTATTAAATAAAAATGATGCGCTGCGAGAAGTGATTCAAGAGCTTATTGATAAGCGTACTGATGAAACGCACGACATTTTATTGAAGCAGGTTAACCAACAGGTTCAATTTATTGCAGATGCGTCAAAGTATCTGTTAAATAAGATAGCAACGACTGAAAAAACGTTAGAAAAAGAAACTAATGAAGGTAAATTATCAGCGCAAAAATCACTGGATGAATCACGTCGTTTTTCAACTCGATTATTAGCTGATCAGTGGACTAACTACCAATGGTTGAAGTTACTCGATCAATCTTCACCAGCAAAAGAAAAAGCTTTGGTTAGCGATATTGAACGTCGTCTTGGGTTTATGTCAGCTTCTTTAATTTTTGATAATCAGCAAGAAGTCTTGTTGAGTAAGCAACTTAAGTCGGCAACGGAAGGTGAGAAAACCGCTGTTCAGCTTGAACATATCCTGGCTCAGCGTAAAGTGAATAATGATATTACGACGTTACAATTTTTAGTGACGCTTGCCGATAAAATGTCTTTAGACACGACGCAATATAAACAACAGCTGTTTCAAGCCACTGGTACATTGACTGACGAATTGCTTAATGTGGATCTCATCTTGTCGATTATTTCGACTTGGGGCGAGGGCGCTGGTGCATGGTTAGCCAATAATGCACCGGAATTAATATTCAAAGTATTACTCTTTATTGCGATAATTTTAGCTTTCCGTTGGTTGAAAACACTCACCCGTAAAATGGTGAAAAGAGCTGTATCGTCACCGAATTTAAAATTGTCGCGCTTGATACAAGACTTTTTTACGTCGATGTCGGGTAATATTGTCTTTGCGATTGGTTTACTTATCGCATTATCGCAAGTCGGGGTTGATTTAACGCCTATCCTAACTGGTTTTGGTGTGGCAGGTTTAGTAATTGGTTTTGCATTGCAAGATACCTTATCTAACTTTGCCTCGGGCATGATGCTACTGATTTATCGTCCATTTGATGAAGGTGACTTTGTTGAAGCGGGTGGTGTATCAGGTAAGGTTGCCCATATGAGTCTAGTGAATACGACGATTAAGACGTTTGATAACCAAGTTATTATCGTACCAAACAGTAAAATCTGGGGCGATATTATTAAAAATATTACCCATGAACGTGTCCGTCGTGTTGATATGGTTTTTGGTATTGGTTATAGCGATGATATCGCGCTGGCTGAAACCGTATTAGCTGATATCGTGCTATCACATGAACTCGTATTGAAGAACCCTGAAACGATAATTAAGCTGCATACGCTTAATACTTCTTCGGTTGATTTTATTGTGCGCCCTTGGGTGAAAACTGAAGATTATTGGGATGTGTACTGGGATATCACCCGCGAAGTGAAAGTTCGCTTTGATAAAGAAGGTTTGTCAATTCCATTCCCGCAGCAAGATGTGCATTTGCATATGGTAGATAAAGCCGCAGAATAA
- a CDS encoding YqaE/Pmp3 family membrane protein, translating to MNKILLIILAIFLPPVAVFLNNGVGKDLLINILLCLLFVIPGMIHALWLVLK from the coding sequence ATGAATAAAATACTCTTAATAATTTTGGCTATATTCTTACCGCCAGTGGCTGTATTTTTAAATAATGGTGTCGGTAAAGATTTACTCATTAATATCTTATTGTGTTTGCTGTTTGTTATCCCAGGCATGATCCATGCACTTTGGCTGGTGCTGAAATAG
- a CDS encoding CoA pyrophosphatase, whose product MDINSLTSRFVLSPSDQSISKLTKVFTPAAVLFPIVEREQQLNLILTRRASHLRHHSGQIALPGGKTEKTDGSSIATALRETHEEIGIPADKITVLGTLPSRPTISRYYVTPVVALVDSDYQSKIDPNEVDEIFEVPLAFLLDDDNHIIEKSLFKGKYREVTFMPWGKYPIWGTTAAIIKDFSKHIRSN is encoded by the coding sequence ATGGATATTAATTCGTTAACTTCACGTTTTGTACTATCACCAAGTGATCAGTCAATCAGTAAACTCACTAAAGTCTTTACCCCTGCTGCCGTGCTGTTTCCTATTGTTGAACGCGAGCAACAACTCAACCTCATTCTTACTCGTCGTGCATCACATTTACGTCATCACAGTGGCCAAATAGCGTTGCCGGGTGGTAAAACTGAAAAAACAGATGGCTCATCCATTGCGACTGCATTACGTGAAACCCATGAAGAAATCGGTATTCCAGCCGACAAAATTACCGTCTTAGGTACACTGCCTAGCCGCCCTACCATTAGTCGCTATTATGTGACGCCAGTTGTAGCCTTAGTTGACAGTGATTATCAGTCTAAAATTGATCCGAATGAAGTGGATGAGATTTTTGAAGTACCGTTAGCTTTTTTACTTGATGATGATAATCATATTATCGAGAAAAGTTTATTTAAAGGTAAGTATCGAGAAGTGACGTTTATGCCTTGGGGTAAATATCCGATATGGGGCACGACGGCGGCAATTATTAAAGATTTTTCCAAACATATTAGGTCTAACTAA